From Alloacidobacterium dinghuense:
GAGGGTGCGCGCGAGCTCGATGACGGCGGTAGTGCCGGAGGCGTCGTCGTCGGCTCCGTTGTAGATGGAGTCATTGTTGACGGCGGGGCCGATGCCGAGGTGGTCGAGGTGCGCGGTGAGCAGAATGGCGTCCTGCTGCGTCTTAGTGTCGGAGCCACGAAGAACGGCTACGGCGTTCCACGTTTTGGTGCGGGGCGTGTCTTCGTACTTTGCCAGGCGCTGCTGGATGCGATCCGGCAGCGGGTTGGGCAGCGGAGCTTTCTGAATGAAAGTGCCGTTGTCGCCGCCGGGTTCGAGGCCGAAGCTCTGGAACTGAGAAGCGGCCCAAGTGGCGGCGATGTGCTCGTCGCGGGTGGCGCTGCCGCGTCCGTGGAGTTCGTCGGACGCGAGAAATTCTTCGTCGGCGCGGACGCATGGGTTGCAGAAGGTTGAACGATCGGCGGCGCTGGCGACGCGACAAAAGGGTGAGAGCAGTGATATCACCAAGACAAGGCGAAAACAGAGGCGCATAAGGGTAAGCGCAGTATATCGAAGAAGAAATAGCGCTTTTTCGCAGAACTGTTCTCAAACCATGGAGCATGAGAACGAGAGAGAGTCGAACGCAGTGAGAGTTGGATTGAAGTCAAGGTTTCTCCCTTTGTTGTGTATGGCTGGCCTGCTTGCGTTGTCGTCGTGTGAGACGGGGAAGTTTTTTCCGCCTCCTTGTAAGACCAACTGCAACCCGACGAGCAGCGGGAACTTTATTTATGTGGCGAATTCGTCGACGAGCGTAAGTTCCGTAGCGGCCTTCACGATTAACAGCACTCCGGCGGTCGCGGCCTTGAACGGTTCACCGTTTGCTACGGGCCTGCCACCGAATGCGCTGGCGGTGACGCCCAAAGACACATTCTTGTATGTGGGAAGCGTTTCCGGGGGCATCTACGCATACACGATCAACTCGGATGGGACTCTGACTGTAGCCAACAACGGAAGTCCAGTGGCCACGGGCGTCAGCCCGATTACGATGAAGATCGACCCGACGGGGCAGTGGCTGATTGCCGCCGATCTAAGCCCTGCAGTGTATGTCTTTGGCATCAATGCCAGCACCGGCGCTTTGACAACGCAGGGAAATGCGCTCGCGCTCGATACGGGAACCACGACGAACCTGATCATCACGCCGAATGGACTGAACGTTTTTGTCTCGCTGGGGACAGGCGGCGTGGATATTCTGACGTTCAATACCACGACTGGTGTGATTACCAAGCTGAATCAGATCCTGCATCCCACCGCCTCGACGAATGCCGACTTCGGGCTGGCGAGCGACCCGAACAGCAAGTATCTCTTTGTTACCGAAACGGGGATCAATTCACTTCGCGTTTTGAACATCAATGCCACAGGCACCATCCTTACAGAGCTTTCTACCTCGCCGGTAAAGACTGGCCTCGGGCCGTCGCAAGTCATCGTCGCGGATGGAAGCTATGTGTACGTAACCAATCGGACGGATGGAACGATCAGCGGCTTCACGCTGGTGGCGAACGGGTCGCTTACGCCTCTGACTGGTTCGCCGTACACGACGGGCACGGCCCCGGTCGATATTGTCGAGGATAAGACCAATACCTATCTTGCGGTAGCGTGTGTAGGAGGGAATCCTGATATGCAGGTGTTCACCATCGACACCACGACGCCGGGTAAGCTCGATCCGTTTGCAAGCCTGACTACGGGGGCTGATCCTACGCTGGCGAGTGCTATCGCGGCTACGCATTGATGGTTAGGATGGGGCACTTTTTCCGTATGGGATTGGCAGTAGACTTACCCTCATGGCGACGCCCCACTATCGACAGCAGCGACAGGCGGTACGGAGAGATCCATTCAGGGAACGCGCTGAACAATTCTGGCAACGCGTGACTGAGGGCATGGAACTCAGCGAGTTGTGGTCACAGTTTCGGAAGGATGCGCATTCGAGCTATCGGCTGTATTCGCAGGAAGTTGACGCCACGCGCACCGCCGGTGTTCCTCACAGCAAGCATTTTTTTCGTGTAGCAAGCGAGTTCTTCTGGGCGATTGTCGAGAAGCTTACCCCGGCTCGTCGCGTCCTGCTGCTGGCGGCGTTGATTCTTGTTATCGTGCCCGGCGGCGAATGGACCTTCTCGACGAGGTCGCATGAAGTGAAGATTTTTGCTTTGGATTTTCACTTCTATGGCGGGCTGCTGATGTTTGCGCTGCTCATCCTGGAAGTCGGAGACCGGGTGGTGATGAAGCGGGATCTCCAGATCGCGAAGGAGATTCAGGCATGGCTGCTTCCCTCCGAACCGCCGCTGGTGCCGGGTTTGGAGATTGCATTTGCCACGCGTCCGGCGAATACCGTGGCTGGCGACTATTACGATGTTTTCGCGCGCGCCTCAGCGGAATCAGAAAGGAGCCCCACCTTTCTCATCGCCGTAGCGGATGTTGCCGGCAAGAGCGTTCCGGCTGCCATGCTGATGGCTACGTTCCAGGCGAGCCTTAAGACCCTCAGCACAACTCCTGGGTCGCTGGTGGAACTGGCGAACCGGATGAATCGCTATGCATGTAGCAACAGCCAGCGCGGCCGACGGTTCACGACGGCATTCATCGCGGAATATGACACGGTGTCACGGCGTCTGACGTATGTAAATGCGGGGCATAACAATCCGATTCTGCGGCGGAAATCGGGCGCGATCGAACGGCTTGAAGCAGGCGGGATGCCTTTCGGGATTATGGAAGACGCGGCATATCAGTCGGGAGAGCGAGTAGTGGAGGCGGGTGACTGGCTGGCCATCTTCACCGATGGGGTTGTCGAAGCGGAGAATGCGGCACAGCAGGAGTACGGCGAAGTGCGCTTCATCACGATGCTGCATTCGGGAGTGATGCTGGCTCCCTCGATGCTGTTGAACAGTGTCCTTGCTGATCTCGATCGCTTTGTCGGGAATGCACCGCAGCACGACGATGTTACATGCGTGCTGATGCGGGCTGTCTAGCTTCTCTGGGATCGGTTTGCGTTGCCGCGGTCTTACCGGCCCATGATCGTTATAAGCGGATCCGGTCAGAGGCGTATCACTGAATTTCCTTTCGACCCGAAACGCGGCGAGTCTACACTGATTCGAGTATTGGGCAGTAGTCAGTATCGGTAATCAGTCTCATCCGCTTCTCAGGAGGACTTAGCCGTGGCCACCGAACCGCCCCTTTCCGATAACCGGTACTACATACGTCGCGCCCTCGAAGTTGCGATCCATGTCGGCCTGCTCGTGCTTCTTACGACAGCCTGCCTGCTGATTCTGCGCCCATTTCTTCCGCTGGTTGCGTGGGGCATCATCATTGCCATCGCTACATTTCCTGCTTACAAAAAGCTGCGGAGTCTTTTAGGCGGGCGAGGGACGCTGGCGGCGGTTCTTTGCACGCTGGCGTTTCTGGCGGTGTTGATTGTTCCGGTCGCGTTGTTGACCGACACACTGATCAGCGGCATTCGTGGTTTGACTGCTCAGGTGAGAGCGGGGAACATCAGTATTCCTCCACCGCCTGAAAGTGTGAAAGGCTGGCCGCTTGTTGGTGCGCCTTTGAGCCGCGTGTGGGACATGGCTTATACGAATTTGAGCGGACTGCTGAAGAGTCTCACTCCACAGATTCGCGAGTTTCTTCCCAGGCTTCTCCACACTTCTGCTGGAATTGGTCTGACGGTTGTGCAATTTATTCTTTCTATTGTTGTTGCCGGGGTTCTGCTGGCGAATGCTTCGGGTGGCGTTTCCGTCACGCATCTGTTGGCCGCCCGCCTTTTTGGGGATCGAGGCCCTGAGTTTGAGGAATTGGCGGGATCAACGGTACGAAGCGTCACCAATGGAATTATTGGCGTTGCCGTGATACAGGCGGTGCTTGCCGGGATCGGGTTCCTGGTGGCGGGATTGCCCGGTGCTGGATTGTGGTGTCTGGTCTTCCTCTTCGGTTGCGTGCTTCAGATTGGAGGCATTGTTCTAATTCCCGCAATCATTTACGTATTTGCGATTGCCAGCACGACCAAGGCGGTGGTGTTTCTGGTGTGGTGCGTGATAGTGGTGCTGAGCGAGCATGTGCTGAAGCCTTTGCTGCTTGGGCGGGGCGTGGCTGTTCCCATTGTGGTGGTTTTTTTGGGTGCGATTGGCGGATTCCTTGCGATTGGCATTATTGGCCTTTTTGTGGGCGCCATTGTTCTTTCGGTAGGCTACAAGCTTCTGCTCGCATGGCTGGAAGGGCCGACCGAGGCGAAGCAGGGAACTTGATGGATGATGGCCCTTGCTCCCTTGGTGCTTATGTGGGAACCGTAACGAGTTGATTCTGTGGAGCGAGCGAGAAAGACCGCGATTCAATGCTATGCTCTGTAAATAGCAGGAGATGTAGTCGCTAACTACCTTCTCTTGTTAAGTGCGCATGGTTTTTCGCTCGTCTCCTCCTCTACTTCTACGTCTACTGCCAGTTTTTTTGTTGCTTGCTGCAATGGGCGGTTGCAATCGTCTGCGCCCAAAACCTGCCGCGGAATACGTGTACGTTGTCGCCAAGGAAACCTTCCTGCGCGATCGCGTGGCTGCCGTGTCCAACCGTGTTGCCAACGTCACGAACGGACAGCGGCTGCAGGTGGTCGAAAAGGGCCGGCGCTTTCTTAAGGTGAAAACGGACAAGGGCGAGATCGGCTGGATCGAGGAGCATGGCGTCATCGACCAGGACGCCTACCAGCAGTTTGCGGATCTGGCGAAGCAGCATGCGAACGATCCGGTGATTTCGACTGCGACGCTGCGCGACGATCTTTACCTGCACGTGAAGCCCGGGCGGCAGACGGATCGTTTTTACCTGCTCCCAGAGAATGACAAGCTGCAGATGCTGGTGCGTGCATCGGTGCCGAAAGATGCGCCGCCGCAGGCTGCTCCCGTTGCTCGCAAGCCAGTCGTGAAGACAGATACGAAGGCGGGGGACAAGCCGGCATCCCCAGCAACTGTACCCACCATTGCTGCAACCCCGTCGCCCCCCGCGGCTCCGGTTGAGCCCCCGGCTCTCGAAGACTGGTGGCTGGTGCGTGATACGCAGGGCCGCGTGGGCTGGATGCTCTCGCGACGTCTCGATGTGGATGTGCCGGATTCGATTGCCGGGTACGCCGAGGGACAGCGTATTGTGGGCGCCTACAAGCTGACGACGGTGAGTGATCCGGAGTCGAGTTTTCCGAATGGGCAGGTACCGGAGTTTGTGACGGTGATGAGCCCGTATAAGGACGGGCTGCCGTACGACTTTGACCAAGTGCGTATTTTTACCTGGAATGTGCGAAAGCACCGCTACGAAACGGCTTATCGGCAGCGGAATCTGCAGGGGTATCTGCCGGTGCAGGTTGGAACGCAAGCCTTTGACAAGATTGGGACGGTGCCGGTGTTTTCTCTAAAAACAGCCACCGACGACACGATCGCAATCGATCCGGCGACAGGCGCGGCTCGGCCTGCGAATCTGACGACGCAGACGTTCCGGCTGGAGGGCGTGATCGTCCGGAAGGTCGAGCCGCCGAGCGCCGCTCCACCACCGCCTCTACCGTCAGTCGCTCCGCAGGCATCGCGGGAAACGGGGAAGAAGGCCGCCAAGCACCACGGAACGCGGGCGAAGCATCCTAAACACCATTGAGGCGGGATCGCCGGATTCGGCGATTTTCCGGCAATTCTTGTCTGATGTAACGAATTTAAGCGATTT
This genomic window contains:
- a CDS encoding M20/M25/M40 family metallo-hydrolase, which gives rise to MRLCFRLVLVISLLSPFCRVASAADRSTFCNPCVRADEEFLASDELHGRGSATRDEHIAATWAASQFQSFGLEPGGDNGTFIQKAPLPNPLPDRIQQRLAKYEDTPRTKTWNAVAVLRGSDTKTQQDAILLTAHLDHLGIGPAVNNDSIYNGADDDASGTTAVIELARTLSQGKRPRRTIVFALFGSEELGGFGNRYFIDHPPVPLDHIVANLEFEMIGRPDPAVPAGNFWLTGYERSDLGPTLAKHGAHLVGDPHPDQKFFQRSDNFALAKRGIVAQTVSSFNLHKDYHQPSDEISKLDIPYMTTVISSMVKPIQWLSDTDWKPTWTPNGKP
- a CDS encoding lactonase family protein gives rise to the protein MANSSTSVSSVAAFTINSTPAVAALNGSPFATGLPPNALAVTPKDTFLYVGSVSGGIYAYTINSDGTLTVANNGSPVATGVSPITMKIDPTGQWLIAADLSPAVYVFGINASTGALTTQGNALALDTGTTTNLIITPNGLNVFVSLGTGGVDILTFNTTTGVITKLNQILHPTASTNADFGLASDPNSKYLFVTETGINSLRVLNINATGTILTELSTSPVKTGLGPSQVIVADGSYVYVTNRTDGTISGFTLVANGSLTPLTGSPYTTGTAPVDIVEDKTNTYLAVACVGGNPDMQVFTIDTTTPGKLDPFASLTTGADPTLASAIAATH
- a CDS encoding PP2C family protein-serine/threonine phosphatase produces the protein MATPHYRQQRQAVRRDPFRERAEQFWQRVTEGMELSELWSQFRKDAHSSYRLYSQEVDATRTAGVPHSKHFFRVASEFFWAIVEKLTPARRVLLLAALILVIVPGGEWTFSTRSHEVKIFALDFHFYGGLLMFALLILEVGDRVVMKRDLQIAKEIQAWLLPSEPPLVPGLEIAFATRPANTVAGDYYDVFARASAESERSPTFLIAVADVAGKSVPAAMLMATFQASLKTLSTTPGSLVELANRMNRYACSNSQRGRRFTTAFIAEYDTVSRRLTYVNAGHNNPILRRKSGAIERLEAGGMPFGIMEDAAYQSGERVVEAGDWLAIFTDGVVEAENAAQQEYGEVRFITMLHSGVMLAPSMLLNSVLADLDRFVGNAPQHDDVTCVLMRAV
- a CDS encoding AI-2E family transporter — translated: MATEPPLSDNRYYIRRALEVAIHVGLLVLLTTACLLILRPFLPLVAWGIIIAIATFPAYKKLRSLLGGRGTLAAVLCTLAFLAVLIVPVALLTDTLISGIRGLTAQVRAGNISIPPPPESVKGWPLVGAPLSRVWDMAYTNLSGLLKSLTPQIREFLPRLLHTSAGIGLTVVQFILSIVVAGVLLANASGGVSVTHLLAARLFGDRGPEFEELAGSTVRSVTNGIIGVAVIQAVLAGIGFLVAGLPGAGLWCLVFLFGCVLQIGGIVLIPAIIYVFAIASTTKAVVFLVWCVIVVLSEHVLKPLLLGRGVAVPIVVVFLGAIGGFLAIGIIGLFVGAIVLSVGYKLLLAWLEGPTEAKQGT
- a CDS encoding SH3 domain-containing protein: MGGCNRLRPKPAAEYVYVVAKETFLRDRVAAVSNRVANVTNGQRLQVVEKGRRFLKVKTDKGEIGWIEEHGVIDQDAYQQFADLAKQHANDPVISTATLRDDLYLHVKPGRQTDRFYLLPENDKLQMLVRASVPKDAPPQAAPVARKPVVKTDTKAGDKPASPATVPTIAATPSPPAAPVEPPALEDWWLVRDTQGRVGWMLSRRLDVDVPDSIAGYAEGQRIVGAYKLTTVSDPESSFPNGQVPEFVTVMSPYKDGLPYDFDQVRIFTWNVRKHRYETAYRQRNLQGYLPVQVGTQAFDKIGTVPVFSLKTATDDTIAIDPATGAARPANLTTQTFRLEGVIVRKVEPPSAAPPPPLPSVAPQASRETGKKAAKHHGTRAKHPKHH